In Cheilinus undulatus linkage group 14, ASM1832078v1, whole genome shotgun sequence, the genomic stretch AGATCCTGATAGACTGACCCTGAGGACCCTGAGACTGACCCTCAGGTCTTCTCTGAGCTGTGGACTCTTTCTGATCTTGGTGTTTTAATGAAAGTTGTCTGGTAAAGATCAGTTCCCGCCCTCCTCTGTCTAAACTGCTTTCATGGACGTTTTCTTTGAAGTGACAGTCTGAGACGTGACACCTGCACCATAGACTCCCTCCTGGATCAGCAGAGATCTTCTCCGTGTCTATGAGGAGGTCTCACTCCTCTCCTGTATTTACAAACGTTTGTATTTActcttcatgttttatttattcagttttttgttcCGTTTTTGCTACATTTGTCCAGCAGGCGTCACTCTTTCAGATTCTCTCTGAGCTGTTTACTGAAGGCTGGCTGCACACTGGATGGTTTATATTTGAGTCTAAAACTGTGGGAGAGTCTGCTCTATCAGACCTCTGAAAAATTTTATTATAGTCTGTTAtacctggggggggggggtcaaactCCCACCCCCCTAGCAGGTGACATCCAGGCCGCAATGACACGTCATAAAAAGGACTCACAGCAGTGCATGGCTGCAGCACACGGTCCAAAAGAGAGGCTTATACAGACTGCATtattttaagactgaaggaCAAGAATTTATTATgcctaattttgattttttttttttttttttttttaagatgaaaaactTAACCACCATGCACAGCTGCACTCTGCTCTCTCacaagccgtgtttccatcaggagctctggtttgattcagtacagttttgtaaggtttggtacgctaatccccaaaatagtttgtttCCACAGGTGGgtgggctgtaaaagcatgcatgtgaagtcacagcgcgagtctgctggtccagccgcagagttgtagaaaggatgagtgacagaaatcagtagggaataagcattaaacagctttatttcagctggaaGTGCTGTTAAAAAATAGCTACATATTAATTATGATAACCggtgtcagtacagatcctcagctgatggaatacatgTACAGAGATGGTTTGAGTTGTAACTGtacattaatatgtgaatatatctagtctataaccgtttatatgacaaaatattaaagttcAGAGCTGAATtcgccacattaaaaataaagtaaaagttgagCTGGTGTTAAAAccaaactagattaagtcagaaatcctgggtgcgcTGAACAGGTTTTAAAATAAGCTCCAGCCCAAAGTTTTTACAAACACgtccaacaaccacagagcgatgttttcacaggttaacTTAAGTaggaagtagattaataactagttacactACAGAGAATCAACTGATCTTGGGCTTCATATTCACAATTTTCAGCATAAATTTAATTTCACATCCATCGtggatagaccaggctgatgtgagcctttgggctctgctttgtgttcttaaaatcaggtccagataaacgtcaggaaacttgatttgtggccagatatcaatacccatagactaggaaacagtttggatctccctcgagtccaaatatctccaatttaagcagatattagtcacttttctcctgtttttcgcttgctcctcacagagcagacttctgtgtttttcagaccGGAGCCAAGCAGCCGTGTCGCGCGCTGATGTGATGTCAGTGCAACCCCCTATTGttttgtgtgtagctccacttTTTTGGgacggataggtaagattggtacccctacagAAGGATGCTGAAAAGTGGGACAGTACAGGTTGgctttttgggaccctttccaacttttgctctatggaaacacaaaaaaatgcgtGCCGTTCTGTACCGAACTGAGccagaccacttggtggaaatgaCCTAATAGAGTACTCTCCTGTCTGCTTTTCTGACCAGTTTCCTGCATATCGCGCCTTATCGAATAACAGAGGTTTTTGTCTCGTAAAACAAAACTCTTTCTCCTGTGGAGGATTAagacagctgctctcaggatagcaaATACTTTACCTGAGCAACTGTTCATCAGCCACAAACGCAGACCTTGTATCTCACTTTGATGAGATACAAGGTCTTCATCACTATGAGCTGTAAAGACTCAAGTGACTCAGTTCAATGTCAGCCTGATATCATCTCTTTTTGGCGTGACTGTAGCAGCAGTTAGATCAGAACTGGtcggcatttttttttaccaaagaGCAAAGAAGCACAGATTTTACTGGTGTTAATGTAAACTAGCTCCACTGACAACCAGAACCGCTAAGTCATGATCTCACAAGGGTAGAAAGCACTCCCCAgtttaataacaataatgactccatacaaACCAAGCCCAGAATGGTGTGGTGTGTGGTCAGCCTTCAGTTCAGTCCCAATATTTGATATGATAGCAGCAGAACTCCTGAACCATCCTAGAACATGTTGACACctggacaggtgagacagacttaCTGCTCATGCTCAGAGCCAAGGACTCGCACATCCAGGGCTGAGATGCACGTTACTATCAGCCAATGAACAGACGCTTTAACTCTGCTGTCACTGTCATTACACTCTTCATACTGTAGGTGGCGCTGTGCTCCTTTAAAAGCTTAACAGCAGAATAAATTTTTTTCTAATCTAATCTGAGGCTGTGTTTTCTGTTGGGATCAGTGAGGAATGGGAGCAGTTCCTGTTGTTACAGTGAACCCTTAGAGCTGATGTCCAGTAGGGGGGGGCCCTCATTGGTCTGAgtccacagaagaagaaaaaacaaacccaGCTGTCCCATTTGGGTGACTTTTATTAAACCATGtacagatttgttttcaacatgtCAAAGAGAATatcctttcagaataaaagcacaaaaacaccaAAGTGATGTGTGAGAGAAGCTacatgctaaagctaacaccaCCAAATAAGTTAATGTATCTAAATGACCACTTTGTACagtaaaagcaacaaaaacaggaagtctgcaGCTCATTATCATTAATGACGCTCAGACGCTCTCCCTTTTAATATGTAACAGTGTTTGTAATACTGATGCTGGCCACAGGGGGCGCTGCTCTCACAGCTAAACAGAGCATGCAGCTTTAATCTAACacagcagatatttacagccacaacAGCTATGGGTAAGGGGAGGCAGCAATCTGCGGATGGGGGGTCAACTGTGGTGCAGAGGGGGCGTGGTCAGCCGTGGTGAGCTCAGTCGAAGTCTCTGTTGACAAGGACCAGTGGGGCCACCAGGGTCCACACGTAGAGGGCGATGCAGATCCAGCTGGAGGAGATCTTCACCCAGACGGACGGCCAGCGACTCGTCATCACCTCGTAGTTGGCGTCGGGGCTGGAAACAAAGACAGAGATGTGACTGGAAACAGGCTCGTTAATATTCAAAGCTCTCATTAGACCACTAATGTCTGACACTGACAACTCATTTAGACGGGACCCCCTGTTAGCGTGTCCTCcctagccctaaccctaacccctccTTTGGTCTGGGCCGTGCTGGTCCCAAGAGAGGGTTGATTTTGAGCAGgcctttttatccttttaaggTGTTTTTTACATTAGAAACATCCTTATGTTACAGCTCTGTCCAGCTGCAGACTGAGGCGAAAGCCCCTGACAGAAGAGAAATTATTTGGATTCATTCAATCTTTTTACAAAACACTGCAAGACTAAAACCAGTGAGGATGTTTACAACAGAGCGCTGGTAGCTGCACTTCTACCTCTGTACTGGCACACATTTCCTCCCTTCTCATTGGATAAGATGAGAAACCTGCGCGTACCTGTACCAGTTGGTGAGCGTCATCATGATGTAGAGCGAGGCCAGGAACAGCATGAAGTGGAAGAAGGAGTATGAGTAAGTCACTCCATCCTTCTCGTTGTCCACAGCTCGGTTCATGCCGCCGTCCTCCTCGAAGGCGTCTGACTGGGGCCCATCCTCAATGAGAGCTGACTCGTCACTGGTCAGGGTCAGCTTGTTCACCTGGGCGTTGGATGAGTTACGGATActgatgaagagagagagggagcacgTTAGAGTCTGACTCAGAAGGACAAACCCAACCCTGTTGATGGGGGCGCCGATGGTCGTCTCACCTGGAGTACAGCACACACATCAGGAACAGGATCAATCCCACAATGCCCTGGGCATCCCACCACTGGACGACACGGTCCTGACCCGCAGGGCTGGTGCTGTTCAGCCCGATGATCCCCAGGAGGCTTGGGTTACACTTCCTGTCtaaaggacagagagagaggagggtctGATGTTAGACATGACCTCACCAGCAGCTGCCTCCTGCCATCTGGTCCAGCATCAAACACACTGGCTGTGATAACTGGTCAGGAACCACAGTCTCATATTTTGCCATGCTGATATCTTAATCACAGCCCTAGAGTCAGGACCAGACAAGATCAGGTGCCTCACAGACCCCGGACTCTGTATGCACCTCTGCTGACTCAGTCTCTGTGATTGGTGGTTATTCATAAACACTGACCTCAGCCGTCTGACTGCTCTGTAACCGGTAGAGTTAACCCTTCATATGCTGTGGATGAGGCTGGCCTTACCTGGCTCGTTGGTCATGGCAGACCAGGTGAGGTACATGGTGTAGAGGGTCACCAGAGATGACTGCAGCAGGCCAGAGCGAGGCTGAGActcctgcagacacagagaACATCAATGGCATCACACTAGTAAGACTCAGAACCGTCTGTTTCACATAGTGGTGGAGCGGCATGCTCAGTCTGACACACGTAGGCGTGACCTTTAAAGAATTTAAGTCTTTGAAACAGTAACTCCCCCACCAGACTCTCagctttgacctttaaaccaACTGTCAGATAAAAAGCTTCAAACATCTATCTTCAAAAATCTATTAactataatatggtagttgagaaTATCTATTGACTATAATACGGTAATTCAGCACATCTACTAACTATATTGCGGTAGTTGAGCACATCACTTGAATAAAGTAGTGTAGTATATCCGTTAACTATAATACCATAGTTTAGCAcatttactaactttaataaaGTACTGTAGTAGATCAAGTAACTATAATACGGTAGTCGGGAACATctattaatgataaaaaaagtaGTGTGGTACATCTATAAACTACTATAGTGTAGTTGACCACATCTACCaactataatacggtagttaaGCACATCTATTAACTATAATAAAGATTTTAGCACATCCATTAACTTTAAGAAAGTAGTTGAGACATATATTaactataatacggtagttgagcacATGTATTAACTATTATACAGTTGTTGAGCACTTCTACTATCTATTGACTTTAATAAAGTAGTTGAGAACATCTATTAACTATAATAGGGTAGTTGAGAACATCTGTTAACTCTAATAAAGTAGTTGGGCATATCTACTACCTATAATACGGTACTTAAGCACATCTTTTAACTCTAATCAAGTACTTGAGTACATCTACGAACTAAAATGCGATAGTTGAGTACATCTgttaacaataaaaaagtagTGTGGTACAACTATTAACTATTATATGGTAGTGTATTACACCTGTTAATCTTAATGCAGGAGTTGACCACATCTATTAACTAGACCACAGtagttgaaaaaatgtattaactatattacagtagttgaGAATATCTGTTAACTTTAATACGGCAGGTGAGAAAATCTATTAACTATAATACAGTAGGTGAGAATATCTTTTAACTATAATACAGTACTTGAGAATATCTATTAACTATAATCAATAGTAGAGAATATCTATTAACTCTAATGCGGTAGGTGAGAATATCTATTAACTATAATACGGTACTTGAGAATATCTATTTACTTTAATACAGTAGGTGAGAATATCTATTAACTATAATACGGTACTTGAGaacatctgtttattttaatacGGTAGGTGAGAATATCTATTAAGTATAATTCGGTAGGTGAGAATACCTATTATCCATAATATGGTACTTGAGAATATCTATTAACTATAATACGGTACTTGagaatatctatttattttaatacggTAGGTGAGAATATCTATTTACTTTAATACGGTAGGTGAGAATATCTATTATCCATAATATGGTACTTGAGAATATCTATTAACTATAATATGGTACTTGAAGACATCTATGAATTTTAAGACAGTAGCTGTGCCCCGGCCTGCAGTGATTGACTCCAgctctctttcctcctcctgtcaCCTGTTGTCTTACTATTTCCAGCCAAACCAGTACTCATTTAAACTTTATCTACTTAACAGCAGAGCTTGGCATTTACATTTTCGTGGTTGTGGCTACTGTTTGTCTAAATTAACTAGCCACTGTAGAATTTCAATTGCCACAATTTCAGTCTTAGGGAATTAAATCAATGCTCTGAATGTAAATTCATACTGTACTTCAAACTTTGAAGCACTCGACTTATCTAACCAGGTGAAGACAGACAGACTACCATGTTTGTGTATACGTATAAAACAGGCACACACTAGAATATCTGGAATGAGACCAAACGCCTGCTTTTGTTTCTAGTTTGGAGTAGTTTAAGGTCTGCTTCACAAAGCACTTCTACCTGCATAAACTAAAGCACACATGACAGAAGAATGTGTCCCCTGACTGTTAGAGACATCCACTGAGACATCGCCATATAGCGATCAGTTATTAATGGGTGAAAGATGTTGAGATGACCTTTGCTGGCCACAACGCTCCTATGAAAGATTTAAGTCTATATTCATGACACACTGGAAGTGGGTGGGTACCTGGATCTGAGGCAGGATGGACATGACAGAGGCGGCGACACAGAGCAGCATGTTGATGCTGATGAAGACTTTGTTCTCAGTGCAGCCGTCAGTGTGAGTGTAGTAGACGTAGAAGAGgaccagagagaccagagacagCAGGTAGTTCAGAGCTGTCACTGACAGCAGAGCTGAGAcaggaacaaaaacagaaatcagagTCACCCGTGCTCACCCTGATACTGAGATCACGGATATTTAACACCATTACTCTCCAATTTCATAACatttactttatatttaaactttattttaagatttatggAACTTTAACACTTTGAGGttctgaagacttttttttccaaaaaatacaaacatgaaaatt encodes the following:
- the serinc1 gene encoding serine incorporator 1, with product MGAVLGLCSMASWIPCLCGSAPCLLCRCCPSGNNSTVTRLIYAFFLLLGVGIACIMLAPGMEGQLKKIPGFCEGGAGSSIPGVEGHVNCDVLVGYKAVYRVCFGMAMFFLLFSLLMIKVKSSQDPRAALHNGFWFFKFAAAAAITIGSFFISDGPFTTVWFYVGMSGAFCFILIQLVLLIDFAHSWNESWVEKMEEGNSRCWYAALLSVTALNYLLSLVSLVLFYVYYTHTDGCTENKVFISINMLLCVAASVMSILPQIQESQPRSGLLQSSLVTLYTMYLTWSAMTNEPDRKCNPSLLGIIGLNSTSPAGQDRVVQWWDAQGIVGLILFLMCVLYSSIRNSSNAQVNKLTLTSDESALIEDGPQSDAFEEDGGMNRAVDNEKDGVTYSYSFFHFMLFLASLYIMMTLTNWYSPDANYEVMTSRWPSVWVKISSSWICIALYVWTLVAPLVLVNRDFD